The sequence below is a genomic window from Ovis canadensis isolate MfBH-ARS-UI-01 breed Bighorn chromosome 1, ARS-UI_OviCan_v2, whole genome shotgun sequence.
TTAATAAGATAACAGCAGTTTAGAGAGATACATACACAGGttgaatatatactttttaaaacagtaaggcatattttatgatatatagtCTTTTCAccacaaaatatatatacttcTTAGATCTGAAATAAAACTAAGACGACTACCTGGGACTGGAATAACACCTTTAcaagtaatttaatttttatacatgACTACAGTAACATCATTACACAAATAAGCCACTCAGCTGGCATATTTTGGCAATGTGAATCTATAGGACACGGGTTGGATTTCACAAAAGCGTCTGGAACCTGACAACTACTGCTTAGCGagtctttgtatgaaatgtacAGTAGCAGGTACAAGTGGGCCACAGTTGCTAATAGCTAAATAAACACGAAAGCTTTGCCGCCCTTTGGAAATTGGGCATGGCAGTCTTAAGCTCTGCTCTCCTGTTGCTCCTCTTGAGGTTTAACATATTCTAAGTACTTTCATGTGGAAATCAAATATAACAGAACAAGAGCAGACTAGGGAGAGGACATTTCTCCCAGTAAAATTTTCCAAATCAACACTTTCATCCAGTTTCTGACATCAGTTCTTTGAGTGGGCATCATCTATCTAATGCAAAACATGGCAGAATGTGGCTTTGCTTTGTTGAGTTGCAAAGGAAAAGAACTTTTGTTCAGAGCTGTAGACAAGTCAGTTCAGTCCACATAATCTATTTTATCCTTTAATGCAGCCATGCTCATTTGGTAGTGAGGTGTTGTGCAAGaatgtttttcttgcttcttctctaAGGTGACTTCACAGACAGATTTCAGGCGTGTCACTCAACCTCAGTGCCTGGGGCAGGCTTCTTGGTAGAGGAGTTTCCATTTTCCGAGGGGCGGTAGGACAGTGTGCTCATTTTTGTTGACAGGTTTGAGTGGGATTTGGCCTTCGGGGGAATGTATTTCAGAAGctgcagaaaatattttttaaattttttccctagAAAGCCATAAAAGAGAGGATTCAGGCAATTGTTAAAATAAGCCAAGCAAATAGTGATGGGCATGGCAGTGTCAACAATATCTTCAATTTTACAGTCACGAATGAGGCCCAACTGAATTAACACATCCATAAAAGTGAATATCTGGTGGGGAacccaggagaagaaaaagaaaagcacgaTTGCCAAAATTATCTTGAAAATATCATCTTTCCTTGGTTTGTTCTTCTGAATTTCATAAGCCTTCTTGAGGGTCTTCCAAATAAGAGTGTAGCTTGTAAGAATgatcagaaaaggaaacaagaatcCCAGTATATTCTTGGTGAGGCCCAGCCCTACCGGGAGGGTAGAATTTTGGGATTCGTAATGGAAAGCGCAAACTGTGATATTGGTATTCTCGATGAAAAATACATTGCGGTGGATTATAGTTGGCAAACTGGCCAAACCTGCCAGCAGCCAAATAATGATGCAGGTGACTTTGGCCACAAGCATTGTGCGCCGGAGGCGGGACTTCATTGGGTGAACAATAGCCAGGTAGCGGTCAATGCTTAGACATGTGAGTAGAAACACACTGGCGTAGAGGTTGAAACTGACACTGGCAGAGGCTATCTTACATAGGTAATTGCCGAAGGGCCAGCGGTATTCCATAGCAGTGTAGACAGCCCACAGCGGCAAAGTCAGTAAAAAGCATAAGTCAGCCAGAgctaaattcaaaagaaaaacactggCCACAGTCTTCAGTTTCATGTAAAAGTAAATGACAATCACCACCAAGCTGTTTCCAAATAGCCCCACCACAAAGATAATACTGTATAAAGTAGGGATCATGATAAATATGTAATTGTGCCTTCCAGCTTTGGGACAGTCATCTTGGATTCTTTTAATACCATCTTCGGTGGAAGAGTTGAGGATCATTTTGATCTCTTGGCTGAGTCAGTCTCAGACACTATGCCAAATGcacctagaaaaaataaaaatgaaaaaggtgaaaaaaaaaagaaatttccagtTGTAAACAAATAGTTTTGTTTCTTATTCATAAATACAGTACTTCAACTTtagttttaggaaaaaaaaatcagatcataTTTTCTGGAGAAAAGCTGTGAGCAGAAATCTTAAAATCCAAGATTGCacattaaaatctttaaaatcttaaaatctttAGGTTAAAATCTAAATCTTAAAAATCTAAGATTGCTCATTTAAATTAAGTTTCAGAACACATTGCTTTTCTAGGGAATGATGAATATCCCCCAGATCAGTGGAAGTGGGTTCCTAGGTGAATATTCACATAGgtcctttgcctttttctctaAGAGTAAATCCTAGATTAAAAAACATAATGTAAATCTCAGAAAGTACTACTGAATTAAATTAGTTATTCAGAAAGACGAGCTTTTCCTTAGGTATGCAAGGCTAATTGTCTTAAACCTCAGAAATGTGACAAAGCTGTACCTTATTCTTTGAACCATTTCTTTCATCTCACAATCTTAGGTATAGAAATTATTAGCATCCTCTCTTAAGTGGTTGGAATTGCTGTCTCTAGGTTACTGAGGAACTGATTTAAGAGGGGATAAAAGGGAAGGCTGAAGGCTTTGGGGAACagcattttttgtatagttttccaGGTCATTACATGCAATCAccacttattcttttttttaatataaatttattttaatcggaggctaattactttacaatattgtattggttttgccgtacatcaacatgaatctgcgacaggtgtacacatgttccccatcctgaacccctcttccacctccctccccataccatccctctggatcatcccagtgcactagccccgagcaccctgtatcattcTTTAGCTTCCAACTCAGTGTAGCAAAAGGGCCTGAATCTCCTAACTTTTGTGCCCGCAAGCCATTTCTAGAGTTTAATCTCAATTAACCATTTGCTTAATAAAGGGTGTAAAATGAATAGATTAGGTCAGGATTGCCAATAAAATGTGTTTTGTCGGGGTtcaaggcagcagcagcagttctttaGGATTTTAGGAAGAATCAGATGCTCTGAAATGAGCTCCATAATGATCTCTGCAAATATTTGCTCCAACATTTTACATAATCAACAATCAAGCTTTTCATTGACGTGATTTAGAAAAGCATCATAGTCTGCCCTAGACAAGAGTCTATCTAAAAACCCTTGGAGGGGAGCTGAAGGTGCTGTGACGGTCACAAGGCAGGATGGGGCACAGGTATGCTCTGAGGTGAAAGGCAGCCCTAGGCATCAGCAAGGTTGGCCAGGTAGGGGAGGGATGTTGGGTAAAGACCCCATTGCTCCACCAGGAGTGTGTCCCTAGATGAGCATGGGTCCCTAGATCTGCTTCCTCTTGTAGCAAAGTGTCCGGGGTAAGAAGAGGAATGGGAATAAGGCTTTTATAGtctgccctgcttatttaacttctatgcagagtacatcatgagaaacactgggctggaagaagtgcaagctggaatcaagattgctgggagaaatatcaataacctcagatatgcagatgacaccacccttatggcagaaagtgaagaggaactaaaaagcctcttgatgaaagtgaaagaggagagtgaaaaagttggcttaaagctcaacattcagaaaatgaagatcgtgccatccggtcccatctcttcatgggaaatagatggggaaacagtggaaacagtgtcagacttcatttttttgggctccaaaatcactgcagatggtgactgaagccatgaaattaagatgcttactccttggaaggaaagttatgaccaacctagatagcatattcaaaagcagagacattactttgccaacaaaggtccatctagtcaaggttatggtttttcctgtggtcatgtatggatgtgagagttggactgtgaagaaggctgagtgccgaagaattgatgcttttgaactgtggtgttggagaagcctcttgacagctccttggactgcaaggagatccaaccagtccattctaaaggagatcagccctgggatttctttggaaggaatgatgctaaagctgaaactccagtactatggccacctcatgcgaagagttgactcattggaaaagactctgatgctgggagggattgggggcaggaggagaaggggacgacagaggatgagatggctgaatggcatcaccaacttgatggatgtgagtctgagtgaactccgggagttggtgatggacagggaggtctggcgtgctgcaattcatggggtcacaaagagtcagacatgactgagagactgaactggactgaactgcatCTGCCCAGGAGAGCTGCACGTAGTGTCTGGGAGAGCTGGCTGAACACATGCACCTAAGGTAGCAGTGAAATGGTGCTCTGAGAAGGATGAGTCTCAATTAGCCAGATTATAAAATATAACACTGGGAAAAAGAGGTTCTTAAGTCGtctctttggagaaggcgatggcatcccactccagtactcttgcctggaaaatcccagggatgggggagcctgatgggctgccgtctatggggtcgctcagagtcggacacgactgaagcgacttagcagcagcagcagcagcagcagcagcagcaagtggtcTCTTTGCCTCCCCCAAGGGGCGCAGTTATTCTCCCTACCTGAGGTTTTTGGCTCTACACCCTCTTTATCTTCTCCTTTTGTAGTCAGAGCTGTATGAACTAAATCCCTTTCTTATCTTCTCATTCACGGGGGTCTCAGCAAATGTCACATGCTCTGTGGGGCCTTCCTAACTTGCCTGGGCAATAGGCTGTTCCATTTTTTTGTGCTCTTTTGGCACTTTGGATGTAGGTTTTGACCTATATATTATAATGGCATGTTGACTTATCTGTCTTCTCCACCAGTTTGTAAGTGATTTGAGGATAAGGCCTGTTTGGAATAATCTTGTTCACTAGTGTAAACCCTCATACCTTCCAGAAGGCAGATGATAAATGTCTGATGAATAAGAAAACAAGTGGACACATGAATGGGTGAATATTATATAACTTAAAGCTGTAAGTGGAAAGTATTGAGACTAATTTCTAGGGGGCTAATGAAATCAATTTACATTCTGCTCCCAAAGAATCTGATAGAAAATGCTCAGTGTCAACCTGAGCCTCACTTTTGATAATGAGCTAAAACCTAAACCCAACGCAATTTAAATTGACAAAATAAACCCTTGGTACTTTTAGAAATCTGTGGTTTACAAgacaaaagaagatgaaaagaaggAATAATTTAATAGAAACTAGGGCTAGGTTATGAGGGAAGTTTGACCTATTTCTTTTTCACCCAGAAGGATTTCTCTACACTttcctgattttgtttttaaaaaagtcatagTTACTAAAATTATGCCAATTTAGAAGTATATATTCATTTAGGTAAACAAATATTCTCTGTTAAAAAAGTAAATGCTTCATAAATGGCTAGCAGTTATTTACACCTTAATGTGGATTAATTATTTGTTCTTCTAATATCTAGTTGAGATAAGTTGGATTTTGCCTTAGGAAAAATTGAAAATGTCAAGGTTTTAGAATCTCAAAGATTAAAAGTGTCCTGGGTTGAACTCCATAACTCTGTAACTGAAAATAGGGAGAGTTAAATATTTGTTTCAATTTGGGCATAAGGGCACTAAAAGGAAGGAATACATTTGGGTGCCCTGAGTTGGGTGCCCAAGAGCAGGGAggaaattctctttcttctcttcatctTACTTTGAGGGCACATAACTCGGGTTGGTTCCATTAATTTTTGTCTAGGGGGGTAGCATTTTATTGAGTAGGCCTGAATTGTAACCATCATTTATAAAAGAATTCCTGTGGAAAATTTtgtatttgaaagcatcagtttatAAACATGGATTTGTAGTCCAATTCTTTCACATTTTGAGGTCAGCCTTTTCATAAATTTCCATCGATCTATATTGGCTAATATAAAAGGTTGCTCTGAACAACTAGAGAAATATCTCTGGAAATTTGAGTGAGGTATCTATTGTTTTAATGAGTATATTACTTGAGAAACTCTGAGCATAGCACTGAATATACTAATTGGaagaacattttatataaatgtttatgtaAGTAATGGCCAAGACTTCCTACCTAgtaaggagagagggagaggaacttCAGTGATGAAAACATCAGGAACAAGCATAAGGAGGCAGAAATGCAAACCGTGCATTTATCAGGCAGTTATCCATTCATCCCATATTCACTCAACACCTATTATGTGTTGGGGTAAGGAATGCAAAGCGAATAACAGCAGTCTTTCTGCTCCTCCTGATAATTTGAGTCTAGCTGGGGGATTAGGAGTCTTAAAGCCAGAATTATCTCCAATGTGTTGAATCCTTATACCATACTTAGGCATGTGAAATGTTCTGTATTTATTACTGACCCTGCCTAGTGGTGAGGATTTCCGATAATGATCAGGGATGCTTCCCAGAGATGGCCCCGTAGGCTTTGGAGGATGTATGAAAATCAGAGTGGTTAGCACTTAAAGGCAGGCATCTGGCCAGCTAAGGTAGACTAGAGATTTTATCATCGCTTGAACTTCTTTACAAGCGTCTGCAGCTTCATCTATGGGAAACTGCTCCTGTAAATTTATAGATACTGCAAAACCTTCTGGGTATGGATGGTGTATGAATGTGTACTGGATGGAAGGGTGACCCAGGCCTTACAGGTGTGTAAAAAATATTGTTCTCTTAGTCTGCACTGTTGCCACTCGTACCTTCCCTAGAGGAAGCTGGttctgagaaagagagaagaatgaaaCTCCTATGATTGGAGTCGCCTTCAATTGATAATAattaaatggaaaagactaggctgcttctcttattttattttataatgacaTTTAATCcactggtattttattttatttttattttttaaccatttttcatttatttattattatttttattttttaatttatttttaaaattatttttcaattaaatggaaaagactagGCTGCTTCTCTCTGAAGCTTGAAAGGATGCTCTTTTGGTGAGCAGCTGAAGGAGGAAGAGATGTGGTCTTCAAACTTTTGAGTCCTAGAAAGCAGCTAATTTTTTGGTTTCATTCTGCTGCTTCTCCCAGTAGGGTTACAGGCAGATAGGTTATTGAGTGAAAACATAGGAGGGGCCATCTCTCTTTATTCCTGGGTCTTGCTGTAGCTTTTACTTAGGCTCTGTGATTTACATGAACTCTACAACATCATTTCCTCTTGGGGGAAAGAAAATGGAATTCAAAGTCAAAATGCTCATAAATGAATCTTCCTTTACCACTTACAGATACGTGTAGCTCTGAGTAAGTCATCCCATTTCTCTGAAtataagtctcagtttcctcatctataagaaaTGGAAGCAATGCCTTCTATTGCACTAAATTGTTGTTGTAATTAAATAAGATAACTTAAAAGTACTGGCTCTATCTCTCAAGCAGTAAGTATTTAATAAGTGTGTTTTATGTGGATCTTACTATATTATTTTGAATGCAAAGCAAGGGCTGGTTCAGCCATAAGTCGAAAAAGcatgagagattaaaaaaaaaaaaaagtttatcacTGGTAAGCTCTTTTTCTTGCCATTCAAAGGTTAAAAACACCAAGCTGTTCTCTCAAAGTATGAGTAAAAAATAATCTTAAGCAGCTGAATACATTTTCCGTGAGTCAGGTGGGAACTCTCAGTCTGCTGCAAACACAAGGTTGGCTCACGGTGGCCACACCACATTTATCTACTGGTTGTTTAGTAGGAATTACCTTGCAGTCCTTGACAGCTTCCCTGGTTCTTAAAAACAAACCtgagaaagattttctttttatcttttttttttttaaattctatgaaTATTTCCCCCAAGACTTTCAATTAGAATATTTTTTTGACTTTTCAAGAAcagctttgtatttttttcttaatttttattgaagtatatttccttcacaatgttttgttagtttctactgtatagcgaagtgaatcagctttacatatacatgtatcctctcttttatggattttcttcccatttaggtcaccacagagcactgagtagagttccctatatagtagattttcatttgttatctattttctatatagtatcaatagtgtatatatgtcaaggcCAGTCTCCCAATTCTTCCCACCCCGCCCTTCCCCTTGGTATCTATacgtctgttctttatgtctgtgtctctacttctgctttgcaaacaagACCATcataccattcttctagattccacatacgtgacttaatatataatattcacttttctctttctgacttacttcactctgtatgacagtctctaggtccaccaCATTTCTAAAAATTGATTAGAATATTAATACCTCCTTAAGCTTTTATTCAAGCCCAAACCAATCTAATTAAATTGTCCATTAGAAGCTCCTTTTTAAATGAGTTTgcaatctgaagaaaaaaaaaaaaacactctgaaGTTTCCTATGATAATAAAGAGAGAACTAAAAGACCAAGTAATTATATTTTAGGATAATCTATCAAAGTATCTTTCTTAAATATCAGAAAGAGTATGTCAGTGTTTGTAAGTTTCTTGTCGTGATGGAGAGCTCAAGAAACCATCCTGTTCAAAAGTCATTCTCTTTATTGATCCTATCTTATTATTCAGTCATTAGAAAGCAACTGATTTTGCTCCTGTGTGTTCTTCCCCCAGTAATGAGTGAGGCATCCTACAGGGAACAACTCTTAAGTCAGTATCTGTTTGTGAATTCATTGAATCATAGAAGCTGGCACTAAAATTCTTAGAGTTTctacttgtttctttttcaaatccACTTGTTCTCATATCTTAACCTTCTGTTCTTATTTTATGGGATCCTTACCTCCTTAAACATTTTGCATATCTGTGTTAAGAGCACCTATTCAATTGCTTTACTGTTTGTAGTTCTCCAGATGTAAATTCTATTTGTTTCATCTACAGACATGAAAGCATTTGCCTTCATTTTAGGCTTTGTAGTCTTTGACTGTGAGTCCATCTCTAGTGAAAATTAGCTTCTTTAGGAGGTCTGAGTGtctggatggtggtggtgggtgaaATTTCTGCTTGGACATACGACTCTCAGTTGATCTGGAAAAGTTCTTAGAGCCAGTTCTCAGCCTAGTTTTCTACCCCTTACTTTGCAGTTACTGCATATTAGGCCCTCggtgctgtgctgtacttagtcactcagttgtgttatgtctgactctttgcgaccccacagtttgcagcccatcaggatcctctgtccgtggggattctccaggtaagaatactgcagtgggttgctagtccttcctccaggggatcttcccaacccagggattgaatccaggtctcttctttaccatctgagtcaccccaaaatactggagtgggtagcctatcccttctccagagaattttttcctacccaggaacctggggtttcctgcattgcacacagattctttaccaactcagctaccagggaagccattaggCCCTCTACccattttcaaatttttactgGTCTACAAAAGTTATTTTAGTCTTAGATCATAATGGGTAGTAGTTTTCCAGTTCCTGGCTTTAACCAGGAAACCCAGTTTCAGTTGCCTTCAGTACATGAGTCTAGTGGTCTTTATTTCCATTCTGGTAAAGTCATTAGAACTTTATGTCAACTGTGTATCTGGTGTTGGTCTGTCCCTGGCCCATGTGGTCTTAATTCTTCTTCGGTGCTCTAATGTGATATTTAATGTAGAGAAAAAAGGTTAATATCCATGATTGCTTAATCCATTGTCCTCAACTTTACTGGAAGTTGCTCTACACATTATTTGGTGAAAATAGTTAAGTTGCTTGGATCCAATAAGCTTTAGACTATAGTCTTGTCCTTCTTGCTCCACCCTCTCCATTGTGCCCTTTGATGAAGCATCCAGGTCTTTCTGGATGACATTCTCCTTTATGCTGGGGATCCTCGAAGCCATGTAGAAGAAAGCATGGCAGAAAGTTTATATTATAAGGCACGTGACCTACTCTCAAGTCAGACACACAGGAGAATGCCATGCTTTTGGTTGATAGTCCCAGCCTGACTCCTTCTCTGTTACTTTCCTTGGAGATGATTTCATTTGCCTCTGCAATTCCCAGATGAATCTTCTCTTAATACAAAAATATGTAGTAAAAGTGTTAATGCCATATTAATTAAATACTTCAGATTTAATCTTCTCAAACTTAATGAATACAAGTGTTGTATGTCTAAGTGGTTAAGTAATGGTTTCTGACCCTCTTACTAAATCAATATCATCCACCATGGCCtgctctcagaagaaatgaaagcagTGCAAACTACTTTCTTATTTCTGTTCATACCAAGTGTAACCAACTCTGGTGACAGTGGTTAAATGTTCTGTCATCCTCAACCAGTCCTAACCTTTGCTTTGTCCAAAATAGTGCAAGAAGCTAGAGAACTCAGCTATGAAAGGAAATTCAGAAGTTCTTTCCAAGTTAGGGTAtaaatttcaaggaaaatatAATGTTAATACTAAATTTTTGCTTCTTGGAAATTATTCAATACTTTAATATCTAATAATGTAACACTAGTCTACAACTAAATTTCTCTCCACTTAAGAAGCTCCTGGTTATCAGGAGCTTAAACAAGTTGGTTGTGATGAATATCCCAAGCTTCCCAAACAACTCTCTTCATTCCTATGGTATTTCCTCCCACTCTTGTCTGTCCTAAACTCTTGAGTATTTCTGTtgtatgaggttttttttttttttaaatttcaaaaataaaatatagggaTCAAAGATATGTGATTAAGTCTAATCAGGTGCTTAATAATCTTCCTTTAACTAGTTGGtgttaatgaaaaatattcttcTTATGTTAAATATAGAA
It includes:
- the AGTR1 gene encoding type-1 angiotensin II receptor; protein product: MILNSSTEDGIKRIQDDCPKAGRHNYIFIMIPTLYSIIFVVGLFGNSLVVIVIYFYMKLKTVASVFLLNLALADLCFLLTLPLWAVYTAMEYRWPFGNYLCKIASASVSFNLYASVFLLTCLSIDRYLAIVHPMKSRLRRTMLVAKVTCIIIWLLAGLASLPTIIHRNVFFIENTNITVCAFHYESQNSTLPVGLGLTKNILGFLFPFLIILTSYTLIWKTLKKAYEIQKNKPRKDDIFKIILAIVLFFFFSWVPHQIFTFMDVLIQLGLIRDCKIEDIVDTAMPITICLAYFNNCLNPLFYGFLGKKFKKYFLQLLKYIPPKAKSHSNLSTKMSTLSYRPSENGNSSTKKPAPGTEVE